In one Bactrocera tryoni isolate S06 chromosome 5, CSIRO_BtryS06_freeze2, whole genome shotgun sequence genomic region, the following are encoded:
- the LOC120778879 gene encoding guanine nucleotide-binding protein G(f) subunit alpha has translation MKLRLLRCLRHTKPQVPDEFHTTPQDVEQQFTEVRKSFREAVKILLLGTAESGKTTIIKQMRILHINGYTDEERCDKIPEIYQNIHESIYQLVQHMSILGIQYQSIASRKCADYILSMGDQAPEYMNEEYCDHIITLWNDVGIRTCFERSNEIPLLDSTKYFLDNFERISDPEYIPSTEDILHSRKITTGIHQITFKVKVPRTMGGGVQEFRMYDVGGQRDQRNKWIQVFEGIQAVLFLISCGDFDQSLREDPRQNRLQEALNLFRSVWQNRFLASAGFIVFLNKQDVMERKIRAGKHIVDYFPDFEDFCNSPQEGNYFDESDWTKRFIQHKLIDITHEPFKRNSRNNIDYSRRECYYHFTVATDTSCVRKVFNDVHQMILHQNMKLMGLL, from the exons ATGAAGTTAAG aCTCTTACGTTGTCTACGTCATACGAAGCCGCAAGTGCCGGACGAGTTCCACACAACGCCGCAGGATGTGGAGCAGCAGTTCACCGAGGTGCGCAAATCGTTTCGTGAGGCCGTGAAAATTTTGCTGCTAGGCACAGCGGAGTCCGGCAAGACGACGATCATCAAGCAAATGCGCATTCTGCACATAAATGGATACACAGACGA AGAACGCTGTGACAAAATCCCCGAGATATATCAAAACATCCACGAATCCATCTATCAGCTGGTGCAGCACATGTCCATATTGGGTATCCAGTATCAGAGCATAGCGAGTAGAAAGTGCGCAGACTATATACTCTCAATGGGCGATCAAGCGCCGGAATACATGAATGAG GAATATTGCGATCACATAATAACTCTGTGGAACGATGTTGGCATTCGAACGTGTTTCGAACGCTCCAATGAGATTCCACTGCTGGACAGCACGAAATA CTTCCTCGACAATTTCGAACGCATCTCCGACCCCGAATACATACCATCCACCGAGGACATATTGCACAGTCGCAAGATCACCACCGGCATACATCAGATCACATTCAAGGTGAAGGTGCCACGCACTATGGGCGGCGGTGTGCAAGAGTTCCGCATGTACGATGTGGGCGGTCAGCGCGACCAGCGCAACAAATGGATACAGGTCTTCGAGGGTATACAAGCTGTGCTCTTTCTCATTTCCTGCGGTGACTTTGATCAGAGCCTGCGTGAGGACCCGCGTCAGAATCGTCTGCAAGAGGCGCTCAATCTGTTTCGGAGCGTATGGCAAAATCGCTTTCTCGCCTCCGCCGGTTTCATAGTCTTCCTGAACAAGCAGGACGTGATGGAGCGCAAGATACGCGCTGGTAAGCATATCGTCGATTACTTCCCAGACTTTGAGGATTTCTGCAATTCCCCGCAAGAAGGCAACTACTTCGATGAGTCGGATTGGACGAAGCGCTTCATACAGCACAAGCTCATCGACATCACGCATGAGCCGTTCAAGCGCAATTCTCGAAATAACATTGACTACTCGAGGCGAGAGTGTTACTATCACTTTACCGTCGCCACCGACACGAGTTGCGTGCGGAAGGTCTTTAACGACGTACATCAGATGATTCTGCATCAGAACATGAAATTGATGGGGCTGCTGTGA